Proteins from a genomic interval of Poecile atricapillus isolate bPoeAtr1 chromosome 1, bPoeAtr1.hap1, whole genome shotgun sequence:
- the PIGA gene encoding phosphatidylinositol N-acetylglucosaminyltransferase subunit A: MAPGSAQGAPAAGRSGPGMEGGGPAAHTVCMVSDFFYPNMGGVESHVYQLSQCLIERGHKVLVVTHAYGHRKGVRYLTSGLKVYYLPLKVMYNQSTATTLFHSLPLLRYIFVRERVTIVHAHSSFSAMAHDALFHAKTMGLRTVFTDHSLFGFADVSSVLTNKLLTVSLCDTNHIICVSYTSKENTVLRAALDPRIVSVIPNAVDPTEFTPDPSRRDDSTITIVVVSRLVYRKGIDLLSGIIPELCQKYPELHFLVGGEGPKRIVLEEVRERYQLHDRVRLLGGLEHQDVRNVLVQGHIFLNTSLTEAFCMAIVEAASCGLQVVSTRVGGIPEVLPENLIILCEPSVKSLCDGLEKAIVQLRSGTLPSPEAVHNEVKTFYTWRNVAERTEKVYDRVADEVVLPIKERLDRLMTHCGPVTGCIFAFFAVLNFLLLAFLRWMTPDSIIDVAIDATGPKGAWTKQYFFGKKKRVKEDLPNS; encoded by the exons ATGGCGCCGGGCAGCGCGCAGGGAGCGCCGGCCGCCGGCAG GAGCGGGCCCGGGATGGAGGGCGGAGGCCCGGCGGCGCACACCGTGTGCATGGTGTCGGACTTCTTCTACCCCAACATGGGGGGCGTGGAGAGCCACGTGTACCAGCTGTCACAGTGCCTCATCGAGCGCGGCCACAAGGTCCTGGTGGTCACCCACGCCTACGGCCACCGCAAGGGCGTCCGCTACCTCACTAGCGGGCTCAAAGTCTACTACCTGCCCCTGAAGGTGATGTACAACCAGTCCACGGCCACGACGCTCTTCCACAGCCTGCCCTTGCTCAGGTACATCTTCGTGCGGGAGCGGGTGACCATCGTGCACGCCCACAGCTCCTTCTCCGCCATGGCCCACGACGCCCTGTTCCACGCCAAGACCATGGGGCTGCGGACCGTGTTCACTGACCACTCCCTCTTTGGGTTCGCCGATGTCAGCTCGGTGCTGACCAACAAGCTGCTGACGGTGTCCCTGTGTGACACCAACCACATCATCTGTGTCTCCTACACGAGTAAGGAGAACACGGTGTTGCGAGCGGCCTTGGACCCTCGGATAGTCTCTGTCATCCCCAACGCTGTCGATCCCACCGAGTTCACTCCAGACCCCTCGAGGAGGGATGACAGTACAATAACAATTGTTGTTGTCAGCAGACTTGTTTATAGGAAAG GTATTGATTTGCTTAGTGGTATAattcctgagctctgtcagaAATATCCGGAGTTACATTTCTTAGTTGGGGGAGAAGGACCAAAACGAATCGTACTAGAAGAAGTCCGGGAGAGATACCAGCTACATGACAG GGTACGTCTTCTAGGAGGCTTGGAACACCAGGATGTTAGAAATGTCCTGGTTCAGGGGCACATTTTTCTCAACACTTCTCTCACTGAGGCCTTTTGTATGGCTATTGTGGAGGCAGCAAGCTGTGGtttacag GTGGTGAGTACAAGAGTTGGTGGGATTCCGGAGGTACTTCCAGAAAATCTCATCATTTTGTGTGAGCCCTCTGTGAAATCTTTGTGTGATGGACTAGAAAAAGCTATTGTCCAGCTCAGATCAGGAACTCTGCCATCTCCAGAAGCTGTTCATAATGAAGTAAAGACATTTTATACGTGGAGGAATGTAGCAGAGAGAACTGAGAAA GTGTATGACAGAGTTGCAGATGAAGTGGTTTTACCAATCAAGGAGCGACTTGACAGACTAATGACTCACTGTGGCCCAGTGACGGGgtgtatttttgctttttttgctgttctgaACTTCCTTCTTTTGGCGTTTCTGAGGTGGATGACTCCGGATTCCATTATTGATGTTGCAATAGACGCTACAGGACCTAAGGGTGCATGGactaaacagtatttttttgggaaaaaaaaaagagttaaagAAGACCTTCCAAACTCCTAA